One Pieris napi chromosome Z, ilPieNapi1.2, whole genome shotgun sequence DNA window includes the following coding sequences:
- the LOC125062316 gene encoding laminin subunit gamma-1 has protein sequence MSVSARSGSTRVDASSTRFNKMAWTFIYIHFLTFVAIASAQDYYHTPRIGSQKLASCYNNDGQPQRCIPEFENAAFMVQMEATNTCGDNGVKMYCIQTSAGTSSRSCDYCQSNQFSSYYLTDLHYEQDNQTWWQSETMKEGIQYPNQVNLTLHLGKAYDITYVRIVFYSPRPQSFAIYKKLSEDSDWEPYQYFSASCRDTYGVLEQRAAEMGAETRALCTSEYSDISPLSGGNVLFSTLEGRPSAYTFDSSPELQEWVTATDLRISLDRLNTFGDEIFGDTQVLQSYWYAIADVAVGARCKCNGHASVCDTHELPDGTRARYCRCEHNTAGRECEKCLDFYNDAPWGRASPTNVHECQACNCNGFSNKCYFDKDLYERTGHGGHCMDCAENRDGANCERCKENFFQGTEDICMPCNCNPTGSRSLQCNAQGKCQCKPGVTGEKCDMCAPNHYDFTNQGCKPCGCNESGSYSNMPQCDPTTGICLCKENVEGKQCRECKPGYFNLDLNNEFGCTPCFCFGHSSQCSSAPKYQAHELSAHFIRDAEKWSAETSDRKTTQLQFNANTQNIAISSKGSEVVYFVASNQFLGDQRASYNHDLKFTLRLGENRGYPSSQDIILEGAQSSVSVNIYSQNNPEPADQEREYKFRLHEDPRYGWTPTLTNFEFMSILQNLTAIKIRGTYNKGGQGYLMNFKLDTAKIGREKGSAPANWVEKCSCPKAYVGDYCEECAPGFKHEPANGGPYSACIPCDCNGHAHICDTATGFCICKHNTTGSNCELCAKGFYGNAISGTADDCKPCPCPKDSGCIQLMDQSIVCTDCPVGYAGPRCEVCADGHFGDPTGQFGPPTPCEECQCNGNVDLNAVGNCNRTSGECLKCIYNTAGDHCDKCLSGYYGDALDQNEKGDCKPCECHEAGTLESPEGPPQCDGLTGFCSCRSHVIGRNCDKCEDGYYNINSGEGCKPCDCNLEGSYNTSCDAATGQCYCKPGIDGIHCDRCLAYHYGFSVEGCRDCDCDEWGSTDYQCDKFGQCSCQENVEGRRCDRCMENKRRRADGQGCEDCPACYNLVQDAVNQHRKQLKELDDILAKISKAPTVVENADFDKELQRVRGEIMRLMEEAQAQLGNGPGTSLTSNLAELADRLSDVRNMLYKIEDESYEGNESVEKSKGNVSKAEDIIEAAQKEINSAMEYLDGEGAAALSKARNRSDQFGKQSVDMSALAKESRLLAEKLENEAKNIKDIAEKAFNTSIAAYQIAKDGITKQANISNEVQMLANELNSAAGKLGSMTELADQALKRAKTVYEEALGLYAEVNTTLLPDIKLSKLHQDSMEMNRTIEEKSAELDQLIANNQETLRAIADAVQHGKNLLDQGLHRQDEINDLLAKLDEIQAQAKNDVELTKATLKDANEIYQTLKEFSDQVTESRQLAELATHDIPEVQSKVAAAEESISSIIEELNTASDKAKEARDLAQQAQKEYADKASEAAHDIRKKASTSRTEAGKLRDEAEKLSTRVKGTAQQIETLEKHAEENMQLTRDAKMKVGQANTDAREAEKQVTKGLEDLKVITEELQNLPTLDDEALDRLQKSLDEAEKALQVQDLEGKIKALTEAKNNHQRWIKQYQDEHIHLSGEVNNIKDILDQLPEGCFKRIVLEPTERPSRPVNFR, from the exons ATGAGCGTCAGTGCTCGTTCGGGCAGCACGCGCGTCGACGCGAGCTCCACGCGCTTTAACAAAATGGCGtggacttttatttatatacactttCTAACGTTTGTAGCTATAGCATCGGCGCAGGATTACTACCACACACCCAGGATAGGATCGCAGAAACTTGCTTCTTGCTATAACAATGACGGGCAGCCGCAA AGATGTATTCCGGAGTTTGAGAATGCTGCGTTCATGGTACAGATGGAAGCGACAAATACATGCGGTGATAATGGTGTGAAGATGTACTGTATTCAGACTTCAGCTGGAACTTCATCAAG gTCCTGTGATTACTGTCAATCCAACCAGTTTTCAAGCTATTACCTCACCGATCTCCATTACGAGCAAGATAATCAGACATGGTGGCAATCAGAAACTATGAAAGAAGGCATTCAGTACCCAAATCAAGTCAATTTGACTCTGCATTTAG GAAAGGCTTACGATATCACATATGTTAGAATTGTATTCTATTCGCCCCGGCCTCAAAGTTTTGCAATATACAAAAAGCTAAGTGAGGACTCTGATTGGGAACCATATCAGTACTTcag TGCGTCATGCCGTGATACATATGGTGTTTTGGAACAACGTGCCGCAGAAATGGGAGCCGAAACAAGAGCGCTTTGTACCAGCGAATATTCCGATATATCACCGCTGTCGGGTGGTAATGTTCTGTTCTCCACACTCGAGGGTAGACCCTCAGCCTACACATTTGATAGTAGTCCAGAATTACAG GAATGGGTAACGGCGACAGATTTGCGCATCTCATTGGACCGCCTGAACACATTTGGAGATGAAATATTCGGTGACACTCAAGTATTACAATCGTATTGGTATGCCATTGCCGATGTAGCGGTCGGAGCCCGTTGCAAATGTAACGGCCACGCCTCGGTATGCGACACCCATGAGCTCCCAGATGGAACTCGGGCGAGATATTGCAG ATGTGAGCATAATACAGCTGGGCGAGAGTGTGAAAAATGTTTAGATTTCTACAATGATGCACCTTGGGGTCGCGCTTCACCCACAAACGTTCACGAGTGTCAAG CGTGCAATTGTAACGGATTTTCGAACAAGTGTTACTTCGACAAGGATTTGTATGAGCGCACTGGGCATGGTGGGCACTGTATGGATTGTGCTGAGAACAGGGATGGTGCAAATTGTGAACGTTGTAAGGAGAACTTCTTCCAAGGCACTGAGGATATCTGCATGCCCTGTAATTGTAACCCTACAG gatCTCGCAGCTTGCAATGTAATGCTCAAGGCAAGTGTCAATGCAAGCCCGGAGTGACTGGAGAAAAGTGCGACATGTGCGCACCAAATCACTACGACTTCACGAATCAAGGATGCAAGCCGTGTGGCTGCAATGAATCTGGCAGTTACAGCAACATGCCGCAATGTGACCCAACTACCGGCATTTGTTTGTGCAAAGAAAATGTCGAAGGCAAGCAATGTCGAga ATGTAAACctggttattttaatttggatctCAATAATGAATTTGGGTGTACGCCGTGCTTCTGTTTCGGACATTCCTCGCAGTGTAGTTCGGCACCAAAATACCAAGCGCACGAGCTTAGCGCTCATTTCATTCGGGATGCCGAAAAATGGTCTGCAGAAACAAGTGACAGGAAAACAACCCAACTTCAATTTAATGCTAATACACAAAATATAG cTATCAGCTCTAAAGGATCTGAAGTTGTTTACTTCGTTGCATCTAATCAATTCCTTGGGGATCAACGCGCATCTTATAACCACGATTTAAAATTCACGCTGCGTCTAGGTGAAAATAGAGGTTATCCATCTTCACAAGATATTATACTGGAGGGCGCGCAAAGTTCTGTATCAGTTAATATCTATAGCCAGAATAACCCTGAACCAGCCGATcag GAGCGCGAGTACAAGTTTCGGCTTCACGAGGACCCTAGATATGGCTGGACCCCGACTTTAACCAATTTCGAATTCATGTCAATTCTACAGAACCTAACGGCTATAAAAATAAGGGGAACTTACAATAAAGGTGGCCAAGGGTACCTTATGAATTTCAAACTGGACACAGCGAAGATTGGACGAGAGAAAGGTTCTGCACCAGCGAATTGGGTGGAGAAATGTTCGTGCCCTAAAGCATATGTTGGTGACTATTGTGAGGAATGTGCTCCAGGATTTAAACACGAACCAGCTAACGGAGGCCCTTATTCCGCATGTATACCCTGTGATTGTAACGGCCATGCTCACATTTGCGACACAGCTACTG GTTTTTGTATCTGTAAACACAACACAACTGGAAGCAATTGTGAACTATGTGCAAAAGGGTTTTACGGAAATGCCATTTCTGGCACAGCAGATGATTGTAAACCGTGTCCATGTCCTAAAGACAGTGGATGTATCCAATTGATGGACCAAAGCATCGTATGTACCGACTGTCCAGTTGGTTACGCCG GTCCAAGGTGTGAAGTTTGTGCTGACGGACATTTTGGTGACCCTACTGGCCAGTTTGGACCTCCCACACCGTGTGAAGAATGCCAATGTAACGGTAACGTGGACCTGAATGCGGTTGGGAATTGTAACAGGACTTCTGGAGAATGTCTTAAGTGCATTTATAATACGGCAGGGGATCACTGTGATAAATGTTTAAGTG GTTATTATGGAGATGCGCTTGATCAAAACGAGAAGGGTGATTGTAAGCCTTGCGAATGTCATGAAGCTGGAACTTTGGAGAGTCCAGAGGGCCCGCCGCAATGCGATGGTCTAACAGGTTTCTGCTCCTGCAGGTCCCATGTTATAGGCAGAAATTGTGATAAATGTGAA gacGGCTACTACAACATTAATTCAGGCGAGGGATGCAAACCATGTGATTGCAACCTTGAAGGTTCTTATAATACATCTTGTGACGCCGCAACTGGTCAATGTTACTGCAAGCCTGGTATCGATGG gattCACTGCGACCGTTGTCTCGCTTATCACTACGGTTTCTCGGTAGAGGGCTGTCGTGACTGTGATTGTGACGAGTGGGGTTCAACAGATTACCAATGCGACAAGTTTGGACAATGTTCCTGTCAAGAAAATGTTGAAGGTCGGCGATGTGATAG GTGTATGGAAAATAAACGACGACGAGCTGATGGTCAAGGCTGTGAGGACTGTCCGGCTTGTTATAATCTCGTTCAAGATGCTGTTAATCAACACAGAAAGCAACTTAAAGAGTTAGACGAT ATATTAGCCAAAATCTCTAAAGCCCCAACAGTTGTTGAGAACGCCGATTTCGATAAAGAATTGCAACGCGTAAGAGGAGAAATAATGAGGCTTATGGAAGAAGCTCAGGCTCAACTTGGAAATGGCCCAGGAACTAGTTTAACGAGTAATTTAGCCGAACTTGCCGATCGATTGTCCGATGTCAG GAACATGCTTTATAAAATAGAAGATGAAAGTTACGAAGGCAATGAATCCGTAGAAAAGAGTAAAGGAAATGTTTCCAAAGCCGAAGATATCATTGAGGCAGCACAGAAGGAAATTAAT agtGCAATGGAATATCTTGATGGTGAAGGAGCAGCGGCTCTATCTAAAGCTCGAAACAGATCTGATCAGTTTGGTAAACAATCTGTGGATATGTCAGCTTTAGCTAAAGAATCTCGTTTATTGGCtgaaaaattagaaaatgaGGCAAAGAATATAAAGGATATAGCAGAAAAAGCATTTAACACATCAATAGCGGCGTACCAAATTGCAAAAGATGGAATTACGAAACAAGCTAATATCAG taatgaAGTTCAAATGTTAGCAAATGAGCTCAATTCGGCTGCAGGAAAATTGGGTAGTATGACAGAATTAGCCGATCAGGCTCTGAAACGTGCTAAAACTGTATACGAAGAAGCACTTGGACTATATGCCGAAGTTAATACAACATTACTACCTGATATAAAACTCAGCAAACTACATCAGGACTCAATGGAGATGAATAGGACT atCGAAGAAAAATCTGCAGAATTAGATCAACTCATAGCCAATAATCAAGAAACACTACGAGCTATAGCAGATGCTGTTCAGCATGGTAAAAACCTGTTGGATCAAGGCTTACATCGCCAGGATGAAATAAACGATCTCTTGGCAAAATTAGATGAAATACAGGCACAGGCTAAAAATGACGTTGAACTTACCAAAGCTACTTTGAAAGATGCAAATGAAATTTACCAAACACTTAAag AGTTCAGTGACCAAGTAACTGAATCACGGCAGTTAGCTGAACTAGCAACTCACGATATCCCAGAAGTTCAATCAAAAGTAGCGGCGGCTGAAGAAAGTATTTCGAGTATTATTGAAGAATTAAACACAGCAAGCGACAAGGCCAAAGAAGCTAGAGACTTGGCGCAGCAGGCACAAAAGGAATACGCGGATAAAGCATCCGAG GCCGCTCACGATATCCGAAAGAAAGCTTCTACTTCGCGAACAGAAGCAGGAAAGTTACGTGATGAAGCTGAAAAATTATCCA cccGTGTAAAGGGAACAGCTCAACAAATAGAAACATTAGAAAAACACGCCGAAGAAAACATGCAACTAACAAGAGATGCTAAAATGAAG gTTGGTCAAGCAAACACAGATGCAAGAGAAGCTGAAAAGCAAGTAACAAAAGGGCTCGAAGATCTTAAAGTTATCACGGAGGAATTACAAAACCTGCCAACGTTAGATGATGAAGCTCTCGATCGACTAC AGAAGAGCTTAGATGAAGCCGAAAAGGCGCTTCAAGTACAAGATCTAGAGGGAAAGATTAAGGCGTTAACGGAGGCTAAAAATAACCATCAAAG ATGGATAAAACAGTACCAAGATGAGCATATTCACCTAAGTGGCGAGGTGAACAACATCAAGGATATCTTAGATCAACTCCCGGAGGGTTGCTTTAAGAGAATCGTACTTGAACCCACTGAACGTCCGAGCAGACCAGTCAATTTtagatag
- the LOC125062880 gene encoding transmembrane channel-like protein, whose amino-acid sequence MIEPTSILIPQGSCDRAPSSPQPSIDRLSVTWADPNPEMASPGVTSSEVKFSTNADASEDEDYSVSLSAVMRQRRASVRRSRKGRARRPSSPFLPEDIHPRRRSSVFTTSSGDTAISIEDQPVLTQEQIFENIHLHKQVLSSAKQQPLGMRRKLKIVHQAKGYIKRHEGKLQERLAQSKSTRDIYARFNILMATKWQQLKREAANISNLLIPWELRIKEIESHFGSVVASYFTFLRWLFWINLVIAFILLVFVIVPEYLTANPKLDGERKIIMEDERRNATNLLTLWEFEGILKYSPIFYGYYSNVERSEYKMPLAYFLTGLVVYVYSFVAILRKMAENSRMSKLSEKDDECIFSWKLFTGWDYMIGNAETAHNRIASVILGFKEALLEEAEKKKNPRNWRTISLRALVNFCVLILLAVSAYAVVTVVTRSDNYRGKTPSWWHENETTTVVTVISITFPFFFEFLGFLEHFHPRKQLRLQLAR is encoded by the exons ATGATCGAACCTACATCAATTCTGATACCACAG GGTTCCTGTGACCGTGCGCCGTCCTCCCCACAACCGTCCATTGACCGTCTCTCTGTAACCTGGGCAGATCCGAATCCCGAAATGGCTTCACCAGGAGTTACTAGTAGTGAAGTAAAATTTTCTACTAATGCAG ATGCATCAGAAGATGAGGACTATTCGGTTAGTTTAAGCGCGGTTATGCGGCAGCGGCGCGCCAGTGTACGACGATCGCGCAAAGGCCGGGCCAGACGGCCATCGTCACCTTTTCTTCCAGAAGACATTCACCCGCGAAGACGATCATCTGTGTTTACAACAAGCTCTGGAGA CACAGCAATATCTATTGAAGATCAACCCGTACTTACACAAgaacaaatatttgaaaatatacatTTGCATAAACAAGTTTTAAGCTCGGCAAAGCAACAACCACTGGGAATGAGACGAAAACTTAAAATCGTTCACCAG gCTAAAGGTTATATTAAGCGTCACGAAGGTAAACTCCAGGAGAGACTAGCTCAATCCAAAAGCACAAGAGACATATATGCAAGATTCAATATTCTTATGGCTAca AAATGGCAACAGTTGAAGCGAGAAGCTGCAAATATATCCAATCTACTAATACCTTGGGAATTACGAATCAAAGAAATAGAATCACACTTTGGATCCGTTGTCGCATCTTATTTCACATTTCTGAGATGGCTATTCTGGATTAATCTGGTCATCGCTTTCATATTActtgtttttgttatagttCCTGAG taccTCACTGCAAACCCTAAACTAGATGgcgaaagaaaaattataatggaGGATGAACGACGCAACGCCACAAATCTACTAACTCTATGGGAGTTTGAAGGGATCCTTAAATATTCGCCTATATTTTATGGTTATTATAGCAACGTTGAACGATCAGAGTACAAAATGCCATTAGCTTATTTCCTAACTGGCTTGGTGGTCTACGTTTATAGTTTCGTCGCCATATTGAGGAA AATGGCTGAAAACTCTCGCATGTCCAAACTTTCCGAGAAAGATGACGAATGTATATTCTCATGGAAACTATTTACTGGATGGGACTACATGATTGGAAATGCTGAGACAGCACACAACCGAATTGCTTCAGTTATTTTGGGGTTTAAAGAAGCTTTACTAGAAGAGgcagaaaagaaaaaaaatcctaggaa TTGGCGCACTATAAGTCTCAGAGCATTAGTAAACTTTTGCGTCTTAATACTTTTAGCAGTATCGGCATATGCCGTTGTAACTGTGGTCACACGTTCTGACAATTACCGTGGTAAGACACCAAGTTGGTGGCATGAAAATGAGACGACAACTGTAGTTACAGTGATATCGATAACATTTCCATTTTTCTTTGAATTCTTGGGGTTTCTAGAACATTTTCATCCAAGAAAACAACTTAGATTACAATTGGCTaggtaa